A region of Rhodamnia argentea isolate NSW1041297 chromosome 9, ASM2092103v1, whole genome shotgun sequence DNA encodes the following proteins:
- the LOC115755448 gene encoding ankyrin repeat-containing protein At5g02620-like, translated as MHPKVYEAAKSGDFDSLNAIISGNGEDLFHLTTPKGNNILHVAAQHKQVHFIELLLQCPSGPSLLWQGNYRGDTPLHLAAKVGSCRAVLVFTDLAKSLRWVVENGQVDACKELLRKQNLHKDTALHCALKGRHHYWVVKLLIEEDPQLCDITNAADESPLYLAASRGFPYTAELMLGAFSLSSSHKGPKGLTALHAAVYWSSTWWPKFLEKRPEVIREGDDLGWTPLHYFASWDNVEAVGLLLQHDASVAYIADKEGQSALHVAAFLGKVNAIDELIRSCPDAGDIMNDKGQTALHAAVIGGRVNVVKYILGTPDLEDLVNEQDADGNTALHLAVLHKQYNIIYKLARDKRVDRLATNKDHSTAIEIFDSHKEVGYRAEKVRHVLNGSRGILGSQSYAIEYAKKRLHKQVVEIQAFVGQPAVTITAVGSNTSRRETFDLSKRKIVELELLVAVLIATVTFAVAFTVPGGYNDDGMAILAGRAAFKAFMISNTTAFGFSILALFLLYDTSFFSDHQQRRYTGIAKLCTYVGIVGMVLAFACGMHVVSTRTTWLGIFPYVMIGCLVTMYNIGAFLDPEVPIWWLRWSPREKVRTLLFDYGIL; from the exons ATGCATCCGAAAGTGTATGAGGCTGCAAAGTCGGGAGACTTCGATTCCCTCAACGCGATAATTTCAGGAAATGGAGAGGACCTTTTCCACCTAACGACGCCAAAGGGGAACAACATTCTTCACGTTGCTGCTCAACACAAGCAGGTACATTTCATTGAACTTCTCCTTCAATGTCCATCAGGACCGTCCCTTCTTTGGCAGGGTAACTACAGAGGAGACACTCCCCTACACCTTGCTGCTAAAGTGGGAAGCTGCAGAGCGGTCCTAGTCTTCACGGATCTGGCGAAATCGCTACGTTGGGTTGTTGAAAACGGACAAGTCGATGCATGCAAAGAGCTACTTCGAAAGCAGAATTTGCATAAGGATACGGCGCTACACTGTGCACTAAAAGGACGCCATCATTACTGGGTGGTGAAGTTGCTGATTGAAGAAGATCCTCAACTGTGTGATATTACTAATGCTGCTGATGAGTCCCCGCTTTATCTTGCAGCAAGTAGAGGATTTCCTTATACCGCCGAGCTGATGTTAGGTGCTTTCTCGTTGTCATCCTCTCATAAGGGCCCTAAAGGTTTGACAGCTCTGCATGCTGCAGTGTATTGGTCATCGACCT GGTGGCCGAAATTCCTGGAGAAGAGACCAGAAGTCATTAGAGAAGGAGATGATTTGGGGTGGACTCCTCTTCATTATTTTGCTTCCTGGGACAACGTCGAAGCAGTCGGACTGCTTCTGCAGCATGATGCTTCTGTAGCATATATCGCAGACAAAGAGGGGCAATCGGCTCTTCATGTTGCAGCATTTCTGGGCAAAGTGAATGCCATTGACGAGCTTATTAGATCCTGTCCTGATGCTGGTGACATAATGAACGACAAAGGGCAAACGGCTCTTCACGCAGCTGTAATCGGCGGACGAGTAAATGTAGTCAAGTACATACTTGGGACGCCAGACCTAGAGGATCTTGTTAATGAACAAGACGCCGATGGAAACACGGCTCTGCATTTGGCTGTGCTTCATAAACAGTACAACATCATATACAAACTCGCACGAGACAAGAGAGTGGACCGTTTGGCTACAAATAAGGATCATTCAACAGCCATCGAAATCTTTGATTCTCATAAAGAG GTCGGCTACAGAGCTGAAAAGGTTCGCCATGTGCTGAATGGATCTCGTGGAATCCTGGGTTCTCAGAGCTACGCTATTGAATATGCTAAGAAGAGGTTACACAAGCAAGTTGTTGAGATTCAAGCTTTTGTGGGTCAACCAGCCGTGACTATAACAGCTGTAGGAAGTAATACCTCCAGGAGAGAGACTTTTGATttatcaaaaaggaaaatcgtCGAACTTGAACTACTAGTGGCGGTGCTCATAGCCACAGTGACGTTCGCCGTGGCCTTCACGGTGCCCGGAGGTTATAACGACGATGGAATGGCCATTCTTGCTGGCAGGGCGGCTTTCAAAGCCTTTATGATATCTAACACTACTGCATTTGGCTTCTCCATCTTGGCATTGTTCTTACTGTATGATACTTCCTTTTTCAGTGATCACCAACAAAGGAGATACACCGGCATCGCAAAGCTTTGCACTTACGTTGGGATAGTCGGGATGGTGCTAGCCTTTGCTTGTGGTATGCACGTAGTATCGACTAGAACCACCTGGCTTGGAATCTTTCCTTATGTTATGATTGGATGTCTCGTGACTATGTACAACATCGGTGCTTTTCTTGACCCCGAAGTTCCTATCTGGTGGTTACGTTGGTCTCCCAGAGAAAAAGTCCGGACTTTACTGTTTGATTATGGGATACTCTAG
- the LOC125316433 gene encoding uncharacterized mitochondrial protein AtMg00860-like: protein MNEVFQPFLRQFVVIFFDDILIYNKDLALHLDHLRQVFATLRYHHLAVKHSKCNFATPTIEFLGHIVSAHGVSADPTKLEVRRNRPIPITLKQVRGFLGLTGYYRHFIRHYATIAAHLTDLLTKDEFTWCAQAEHAYTSLKDALSHAPVLAPPDFAIPFIVETDANDVGIGARLMRSEHPKAFYIRKFSPPYAWDGMHKDIAKFVQACDICQKCTPMNHHPYELLHPLLHPTHYGPISLWTSSHIYHHLPDIRPY, encoded by the exons ATGAATGAGGTATTCCAGCCGTTCCTTCGTCAATTTGTTGTTATATTCTTCGACGATATTCTTATTTACAACAAGGATTTGGCCCTTCATCTTGATCATCTCCGCCAAGTATTTGCCACTCTGCGTTACCACCACTTGGCGGTCAAACACTCGAAGTGCAACTTCGCCACGCCCACTATCGAATTCCTTGGACATATTGTTTCAGCACATGGTGTCTCCGCTGATCCTACAAAGCTTGAAGTCAGACGAAACCGGCCAATCCCAATTACGCTCAAGCAAGTTCGCGGCTTCTTGGGGTTGACCGGCTATTATCGTCATTTCATCCGCCACTATGCGACTATAGCTGCCCACCTCACGGACCTCCTCACCAAGGACGAGTTCACGTGGTGCGCACAAGCCGAGCATGCCTACACCTCCCTCAAAGACGCTTTAAGTCATGCCCCGGTATTGGCACCGCCCGATTTTGCCATTCCCTTTATTGTGGAGACCGACGCCAACGACGTAGGAATTGGCGCAAGATTGATGCGATCCGAGCATCCAAAGGCCTTCTATATCCGCAAATTTTCCCCCCCATATGCA TGGGACGGCATGCACAAGGACATCGCCAAGTTTGTCCAAGCATGCGATATTTGCCAAAAGTGCACACCAATGAACCATCACCCCTACGAGTTACTTCACCCATTGCTCCACCCGACTCATTATGGACCAATCTCTCTATGGACTTCATCACACATTTACCACCATCTGCCGGATATACGGCCATATTAG